aatttttatagttcattttattttgatttcttttacaggGCTTTATTATTATAGCATTTTCAGATGAATATTTCCTATAGCACTTTGttcttttataagtataaatagaaattagttgcataaaaaaagttaagaatttcTAATCTATAAGAAGTTATGTCAAAATCAAGTAGGAAGCTGCTAAACAACTGTTTCATTAATCTAGGGTATAAtgcaattttctgttttttttaaaaaagtttcaagaatGCTTTTGCTTTAACTATGGTTTcaatatacagattattttttaaccaaattctCTTTTAAgtgtattaatataaattattttgagatattatgTGGGCATAATGAAGCTCATATACTATATTGTTTTGTCTCTACTGATTATAAggctattaattatatatatttttttgattttgcaaAAAAGCAGTGGTTTGAGGAAAAAATCcatctttcataatttttcctggctataaacatttacaaatcttttatcaaatttcataatttttttccttggaataaattattaaaatgatttatggaATTGGCTGAGTAACTAGTTGAAGAAAGTGTGAAATCATTATATTAGTTTTaagtcattataaatttaaatttagcttCTAACTTATCTTATTGCTTTATCtcaaatatgaataatgaaatatatttaattttgaagctaTAAACTTTTTACTAATTGaagtaaagtaataattaattgatattaagtACACCAAATTTCTCCTTCCTTAGCTGTATCAGAGGTAAATCTATGGATTTATGTagttttttgttaaatgttttaaaatatttgagcaGTTTTTTTCCTTTCGAGCATAACTAttcaagtttaaattttcaatatacttttcttttctaattcattttgcCATCTTGAAAACAGTCTTAGTAAGACTCCGCAGAAGTGaattagaatattataatcaATCTAAGCTTTCTACAGGTATTGTGCAAAAACTTTCATTCTTTCCTTTTTGACTGTTGTGTGACTTTATAGTAGTCAAAGGTatctttgtatatagattttctACTTATATAATAATCATGGCTGGATCTTGAGcttatcttttcaattaatttagtcAAAGTATGGGCAAGTCCTGATATTAAAGAAatgggaaatataaaaattagaatttttgattCTCCATAATTGAACAAATGTatgttacatttttgaaattttctttttgtctccAGTGAATTCTCTGTGTTGGGCTCCATATGAATATGGTCTTATACTAGCTTGTGGTAGTTCTGATGGATCTGTATCTGTTTTGGCTAGTACTGGTGGTGGTCGCTGGGATACAAAAAAGATACATAATGCTCATACAGTAAGTTTATtagaatttcttccttttttttttcttcttagctctatttagataataaaaatgataccttattaatttgaactttttagATTGGATGCAATGCAGTAAGCTGGGCACCTGTGAATGCTCAATTAGTTTATTCTGGAAATGTAGAGTACACAGGATCTAATGCAAATTTGGCTACAGCAAGCTCTACAAAGCGTTTTGTAACTGGTGGATGCGATAATCTTGTGAAGATTTGGAAATATTCGTAAGTTTCGAagtgtatttctttttaatgtgattctttgaaatgaaatttttaaaatctctaggTAGACATTTGATTTGATCATATTATTTTCTgcttaaatttaatctttttggggacatgaaataaaatcttaattatctgaagtttttttcccatcaatttttttttaaatatgtggaacgatacaaattattttgtaactaaacATTCATAATGGAAAAAGTCATTTTGGCTGCCTGAAGAGTAAATAAGCTCATACTTTTTGCGCTTGTATTCTATATTCTAacatataaattgattttctaaATGTAGTTTGAAAACGCTTTCAAAATTAGGAATAGTAATCATATTCAAATGGTGTACCATTTGATTCAATATAAAACAGCCAAGacgcttttttaaaatataagttttttttttcttcccccatTTGCAAGATTTTCTTAATATACTTTCATTAACTTTCTCCCtgcataattcttttatcaaaatagttttaaaaatagtgaaacgTTTCTTGCCAGACATCTTTGAGCTTTGAAAAGAGCACACAAAATGCTATAAAACATGTGCTTGTATATTTTGCAGAACCATAGACAACTATCTGTTAGCTCAGATCTAAATGAAACCATGAACGAGAAAAGAGCGGGTTGCACAGCTAAATAGATGGAAAAATGCATCCCCACAGAAATTGTGGATTGCACAAATTTTGCCACTTCTACATTGCTTGTGGAAATCACGGAATGTGCCACAAGAGGGTTAATTATCATTCAgttacttgtttaaaaaaaaaaaaaatatggaaccATAATTTGATCATTCATTCTAAATCAGTTGTTGTACCGAGTTTTAACGATGTCAATATAGCCACattgttttaaatcatattattttcacaatgattttcaaacataattaaatttcatctttatttaacttttctgAATATTTCCTTTATGTAAAAGTCTTTAATGAAAAGCTTTGTATATTGCTTTCTTAATGTCttttagttttcttctttttaacttactaaattataaaaaaaaaatttttttgcctatggttattttaaaaatggtgcTTTGAAAggtttgttcaaataataactTAACAGAAGCTATTTGGTTAAACTAAATTGAttgctttaaatttcattgaCTTTTTTGTATTGCAGataatattgatgaatttgaaactcttattttgtttgcatatgtaaataagtaacttttttaatgaaagtttagaatattttcatttaaaaaaattatatttaagctttaaaatatctttctcttTATATGTAATGTTTATGTGTACAAAAAATCAGGTCAAATTTGTTAATTGTCATTTGGGAATAGTTCGCATGTTTGGATTATTTATATGCTTGCATAAAGTCCAAGACAATGATTTTTCTAATTGTTGATATAAAAAAGTGAGTGTAAATCAACCactttttattatagaaatcacTGAAAACAAGAAAGGGCAAATGAAATTgttgaagaattataaataaaaaaatctagttgGGAAGAACAAAATAGAGATATAAAGTGGTTTTGTGCAAGGTGTGAAGTTTCCAAACTACAGGAACGTTGCTAATAAATTTTGCCACTTTGAAGTATAGCTAATAAATGAATGCTCTATCATTATTGCTTGagtataatttaacttttttttataagctGTAGTTCATCAAACTTAATTGACACAACCCAATTTGTCTTATTGATATTTGTTGTCTTCAGCGAATATTATCAGTATGTCAGCTAATTTTAGTGAAATACATCGTATTGAAACAagggaaaagaaataaatgcaattccaatttttaaacatcttagaattatatatattgttatataatatctgctctcagaaaattttaattttggaaattgatGTTTCaggaaattttcttttagtaatgaatgtatttataatttcctaTGACTTATAAAGATTCATAATTATATGACAAGCAAAGTATTCTAAGATCCTATAGTAATCATTCAATAATTGCAGTGGGATTCTTGGTTTTTGATGAGTGGAAATGTGCGTGTATGTAATTCACTAGTTCTTGTCTATTATGACAATGTAATCTAATAGAAGTTATATATTCAATAATGAATATgtatgtttttttgaaataagataaatatgTGTTTATAGTTAATTGAGATAGATATTGGAGAATAACAGTTCCATATATTTTAACTtgcatttaaattgttatataatgtaatatcccagttataaatatattttaaaataatcaaaacccttataaaatactttattggaGCAATTGGTAaagaattaatgtttaaatttcattacaattcgCATTATGcaactgttttaaataatttgtctCAAAAGATCCGAACTATGTGAACTAAAGAAATACATCTATGCTTATAAGAAAactgagggggaaaaaaagtagAGGGTAGGAATTCAGAACACTTTCTaacaatttatcaataaattttaaaatgtctgttGGGTAAGTAATTAGTCCGTttaggggagaaaaaaaaaattgtcctttacttttgataaattttaatagcttaaaatatcatcccttaaattttattttcagtttttaattttccatttgtaaattctttagtttgttttgcaaatgaaaaatttattttataagtaattttttcttttaaaaaaataaaatatttgtgaaaaatttccaatgaagcatgatttatgtattggctttatatataaaattaaacgtATCCTATTCCAtactaaaatttgttttctgattaaatttgatgatttgattattatgaatttgaatgTCTATTAACCAGAAAATTCACCTATTGAAAATGGTGTTAACACATTGAAAGGCTTATTTGACTTCATAGTTACTTTGCTATGCTTTGATTCTTCTTTTTGTTGTTGCAATGCTTTATTTGTACTTTGCTTCCATCAGAGATAAAGACGACACATGGACAGAAGAAGAGAAATTAGAAGCACATTCTAATTGGGTTAGAGATGTTGCATGGGCACCATCTGCACATTTTGGGCAAAGTGTTATTGCTAGTTGTTCACAGGTATTGTTGAATCACATCTGTAATTACAGCCTCTCATTTTtgttaaaagcaataattatgtatatctagtttttaaatatattgtttggaGGAGAAAGAATATTTCATGCTGGTTAAATTTGTAAACATGCCTTGATTTAGTTTGactcttaattatataaatgtgaccattttcaagattcattaaaagacatattcataaaaattcaatttgaatttttaaaattttatatatattttaaatactttaatcacctaaaatgtattattttaatgagtAGTGATATTATCccattaaattaaatgaagagcgaaaaaataacttttgaaaaattgtgtatagaaaaaaaaattctggataaaaATTTCCATgtagtttttgcataaaaattgtagatttatattaaatttcatattcaatctTTCTGTTGAAAGAAGtggtttttgattttgttttttgagACTAATGATCCAAGTTATAAAGGTTTTTGTACATGTGCATTACTTGTATCTCAAATTTGTATTACTTGGTACTTTATACccttttaattgaataataaattcttcaaatttattttatttgtattattttgctcttaaataaaatgttatgcataGTTATGAATAAAATCATGAGCAAAATTATGTATGCAAAATTATAGATCTATTATAACAAGATTTTATGTGCaattttggtaattaaaaaaatctctattgaAATTAATGtctgattgaaattttatgatacaaatatattaaaattgttataaaatttttgtcgaAACTTGTAAATTATGAATTGGTTTTTATTCCATATTGTTTAACTTTAGTTGAGTTTATGTAAATgggttttaattaatttctttttttattatttcctttataatgAGCTAATTTTCCtttcacattatttcaaaataatttccctGAAATAATCATTGTCCTTACTAGAATATAATTACTATTTGAACCTGAAAttgcatttcaattaattttaaagacatttatataTACTAAAATTCCTAATGATTCAAGATTTATATTCAATCTATTGTGTAAGTTTTAGAAAATGGCCTAGGAAttatttaatcacaattttattaacttggaaatatttgcatattagtCAATAAAGCTCCATTATTGTTAAGtgttgcaatatttgaaatttggttttctattttacacataaaaaaatgaaaattcattttaggaTAAAAGAGTTATGATATGGACTAAAACTAAGGAAACACTGTGGACTCCAAAAGTTCTTCACACATTTGATGATGTTGTGTGGCATGTTAGTTGGTCTGTTACTGGAAATGTTTTAGCTGTGTCTGGAGGTGATAATAAGGTAGgctaattttatgaatttttaacatgttCTTGATGTAAGATTTTTGCGATTGTTTGAATTAATATTGATGGAAGAAGGATGGAATAGTCTAAAAGTATTCTGGACTCATTGTAGATTCCATAACTCTTTATAGTTTTGTTATGTTAAATTAATGTGTAACAAGTTATTAGGAGGATCACAGATTTAAGTTTCTGTGATATTAAtgctctattaaaaaaaaaaatcaaaaacttgtgttattttaatgcacaaaatggaagatgcatttaaaatttaattattataactttttaaaatcataccATAAAACACTGCtaatttaaccaaaatttttcttcagttccttgaattttctatttatatactgttaaaatatgataataatgtcaatttattatggtatttattcaatttattttaaaaattcatacttcttttgtttttatatccgTTCTGCCATATATGTTTTACTTTATATGCTAATATAatcactaaaaaataaacatttttataattgaaaaactttaaacaaattaactatacactataatttttaaatagaaagtgCACATCTatcataatcaaaatattatgcatttatttattaaaataatttataaaatgttaaaaatgaaattataatatcattatttaaattgtatgctATTATTACATAATTGTATGCTAAAtcttgaataacattttaaatgtacaaaatttttctttgctctttttatttaaattcaaattttcatataaactgcatttttattttgttctataaGTTTTAccacaatatttttatacaaattttgttaaaaatctatatatataaatgacattgaaaaataaaatgaaaatactaacATCTTCGTTTGTCATTCATAATTACTCAATCTGATTCTATATAATAAacctataaacattatttttaaaatttgatttgcaagagaaaatatatcttatttgttaaatttgtgtatttattcttatttagtaATAGATGCTGTTTGGAAAATAGTGTATTGAACTAATTCGGAGACATTTTCATACTCATTTAATGATAGCTGAATTATAACAATATCTTTAGAACATAAAACTATTACtcaatgttttgtaaaataagtATGCAATGCATTGTGATATTTCAAATGGAATTGAAACTTATTTCAATCTAATTACTGCTGCATCTgttcttttatgatattttttcccctctcattctaaataattatcagcaatattaaattttaaaaaactatttaagaatTCAAGAAGGTAATATATCTACAATAAACTGTATAATACCAAGTTTactgtttaaaattctatttgctTGTGGAGAAATTCGTGTTTAAGATTATTCTCTCTCTCCATATATATATCAGCCTCTCCTACTTTAAATTCAATCTcaactttcatattctttttttttatatatatattgttacaaatctgtaattttgctacctggcccgaatagtgtcatcgtaagaaagacaattgtacgatctgtcctgtgcatgttgagtgggtgccgcgtcaataacctcggagcttggcgacaaatttggcggcttggtgatgaatttggcgaggtt
Above is a genomic segment from Argiope bruennichi chromosome 1, qqArgBrue1.1, whole genome shotgun sequence containing:
- the LOC129963832 gene encoding protein SEC13 homolog gives rise to the protein MTSGNVIQDVDTGHSDMIHDAQMDYYGIRLATCSSDKTVKIFDVRNGAQKQVATLKGHEAPVWQVAWAHPMFGVILASCSYDRKVIIWKETDGNWENIYEYNKHDSSVNSLCWAPYEYGLILACGSSDGSVSVLASTGGGRWDTKKIHNAHTIGCNAVSWAPVNAQLVYSGNVEYTGSNANLATASSTKRFVTGGCDNLVKIWKYSDKDDTWTEEEKLEAHSNWVRDVAWAPSAHFGQSVIASCSQDKRVMIWTKTKETLWTPKVLHTFDDVVWHVSWSVTGNVLAVSGGDNKVTLWKAVNDHQWVRLNDVNKGSEERKS